The stretch of DNA CATGAGGTATTAGTCTGTTATCTcttatcacaatttttccaaaagagttttgagaattttgattgaattttcaggGACACCGCGAGATATAATTTCACCCATGAAATTCTTGGCAACAATGAGTCTTCCTTCGGTGGGAATCCTGTGAAAAAGACAAGGAGGATTTCAATTGTCTGCAGAAATAAACCAAAAGATTTTACGTAGATCATCAATGAAgaatgttttaataaaaaattctttaagattatttttttgtttttttaatgatcCGACTCATTTTGTTGATaagaaaaagacttttttcctGTATCGCAGCATATATTTCAtggtaaaatatttctacaattttaattattattatttctctttacaaaaagtgttttagactctatatttttttttatattggtTTCTATTTCACATCATTTCGATTGTTGCGGTTTCTTTTTAGAGACAAAAAAGGTGTGTGAGCTGCACGTCTTTTATCGCAATCCATCTGGTTAATCATTGTTCCTCCTCTGATTCTCTTTTATCTATATTTATACTTTAATCACCTCATAAATAACTAATTTATTAGACACTAAATTTGAGAAGTTTTCTGTGGGGAGGATTTTctttgcgtcagccaaggatGAGCTTTagtagagaatttaatttattatataatatttttaagtttttcgcACATCCTTTGCATCTAAACGCCAATGataaatccattaaattttttttacacaaagtaatttcttattaaaacaACTTCTTAATAGCACAATAACACAAACATTCCAAGTtcgtaaagatttttttttacaaagaattttttctctgggGAGCTGAaagtctaaaagaaaaattttacgcGCGTTCTTTAACCTTTAATCGCACTTTTAttgttatatttcttttaacaaattcttttttttttgttgatttatccCTTTGTtatgttaatttattgattgtttgttttcttctcaCCTCTCTCAGTGATTTGCTATTATTatgttattattttaatcaaactaTATTTCTCACTGAAATTCctctaaaaaatgaatagctagttcatttttttttaattaaattctaatctGTGTTTCATAGAAAACTCTCTTCTGCtgcttatttaaaaaaaaaactacaaacaaAACACGGAAacttaatgagaaaaaaaatattcacatttctttaaagaaaaaagagttaaGAAAATCTTGCTCATTCTTTGAATTCTATGAGGCAAAAGAGGACTTTGTAGTGAACTCAttaacaaaaagagaaaaattctaatagggcaataaaaaaatcagtgaaaggataaaaataaagatgagcaagaaaatttgcatgaaaattctgcaagaatcaaaatattttacatcttGCACATGGGCTGCATCTCAATTGAAGCCTCTCcgttcttctcaatttttattttttttttagcttacCACTCTGCATCTCCGTTGGACTTTTGGAAAACATAGTCCTTCCCACCGATATTCATAATACCATCCTTGAGATAGAACTTCCATTTGTTCCGTGATCTTGTGATCTGAAatcagaaattttaattttacttcatcatttcaaaatgaaaaaaagcgaaattttcattgaaaaattccccctattaaatcataattaaattttactgaGAATTCGaaagggaatttcaattattcgGCATTTTTTTCGCCCCTTGTTAGAGCAGGTGTTCCCTTATCGCACTTCCCGTTCATGTCTTACCTTATCATACTGGCACACGACGACGTTGTCTGTGTCGAAGAGATCCGCCGCATCCTCGTCCGTTACGTCGTCTTCACTGTTAAGCGGCTCCTCTTCTGGGCCCCCATCGCCATCGGCATCGTCTGGATCATTATCCGGATCGTCATCATCGCCATCCATGTTGTCGTCATCGCTCACGTCACTCCCATCCTCATCTGATGTATCTGCTGCTCCATCCAGTTGTTTCTGTATTGATATTGAGCCTGCAaagtaaataagaaaaacctttATAAATCCATTCTTTCTTTCTGTGATGAGAAATAGGGATCCTCCACTTACCCATTGTTTGATTTTGAAGCGTGGAATTGACATGCTGCTGCAATACTGACGACGCAATTTGCGGTGGTAGGCTCATGATGGACGATATAATGGGCCCATTTAGCATCTGATGCAGCTGATTTTCCTGCAGTGCTGATGCCGGCATGTGAATGGTGAGGACACGTGGCTCTGAATTGGGTACTCCCGCCTGAGCCGGCAGCGTAATCTGCACCGGAATCAGTTTATTGGGATCCAATCCCGCCACAACGGATGTCGATGTTTGCTGTGGCTGTGATGTTGTTGCGGCTGTCGTTGTGGCCGCTATTGGGGCCTTTTGGGCAGCTGTACTGCTACCATTTTGGCTTGTAAACGACTGCCCCGCAAGGGTCGTTGATGCCGGTGGACTGCCATTCTCCTCCTTCACCTGCACGAGTtgctgttgttgttgctgctgctgctgctgctgttgttgcTGTGATGGTCTCGATGCCTTGGATTTTGTTCCATTTGATTGTGGATTCTTGTGATTTGactacacgaaaaaaaaaactctttagaaTCAAATTTCTTTCGCCTAAAAGACATGGGATTCTCTAACCTTTGAATTTGATCCTGATTTCACACCACTGGCCACATTAGGTGGTGGCTGTGGATCTGGATTGTCCGGCACAACTTCAACCGCCCGGCTTGCAAGGAGTTTATTTGTCCAAATTTGCTTCAGCTCCTGCAGTACCTGTTCATCAACTCCCTCATCTAGGAAGGCATCCCTTACGCCACTGATGACATCATCAATTACTGTGTTGTACAGTTTGAGCTGAAAGAAATGGAAAACAAACCTTTCAATTTGTCTCAAAAATTCTCCCAGATAAATTCCTCCCAAAAAGAAATCGAATCTTGTGCTCCCGAGCCCAACTATTTAATTCTCTTCGGCCACAATTTAGCCTTCCCACAGCCACGGGTAGCCAGCCAATAAAATAAGTGACATACATTGAACGATTAAAAACActtaattgcattttgcagAAACAATTGGCATGGaaggttttttctttcaatcagAAACTTTCGTCTCACATTTTCCTCGCTTTTCgccaaagttttatttttttgcgtgacgagagaaatttctttgggttaattttcaaacaattgtAAACTCTTTTTGAGTTTTAGAATCTCTAATCAATGTATTTCCCTCTTTTCGCGCAAAAAATTACGTAAGAGATTAGCAAATTAAATAGTCTTCCAGCTTATTCATAGAATTCCTCTCAATCTGCGACTTTTTTGTCATGGCGAAAATTTCCCTGTAGGACAAAatcaatatgaaaaaaaaaagtagcaaAGAGAATTCTTTATCAACTTTTCTTTGCGTTTATTATATTTCTGGAATGCTTGGGAGATTGCCCTGGCGCTTTGGCatataagaaaaacttcctagataaataaaaaattgcgaTTTAATGCCCTGCTTTGGGAGcaaacaaagaatttaaacCCAAACaacgttaatttaaaaaaaaatgaacacaatgggagagaaaaattgcattttgcagTGATATGAAATTTACATTGGGTGGTTTAGAGCTGATAAGGTgttgaaaatgtgaagaaatctCACTCCCACAGTGAGCTCTCCATGTGCTGCACAAACTCTTCCAATAATAAACAATCAAAATGTACAAGCAATAGACCATCCAGCTATGAGTGAGGAAGAGTGGTGTGGTGGAGAGGATCTATCGCCACCGATTCGATGACTAACGCACGTCTCCACGCGATAATTGCTGTGAGAAAGTCCCCATTTGACTCACAGCTACACCACACACTAAACGGGAGCTCCCGTGCGCGAGGAAAAGTGCCAGAGGGGTGACATCGTCCCAGAAACTCCCCATTAATCTTTAATCGCACAAATGTGGGGGAAAATCCTCATCTTGTACCTTCTCTCGTACACTGACCCCGAATAAGGTAAATTGAGCCTTGCTTGAATCCCCCCAAAGGGGTTTCTCAGAGCTTTTGGATAAAgcaacaaacaaaaaatctacaaaagcTGCTGAAAAGCTTTTAGCGTTGGAAATAAACTCTCTGGGAGAGCAGaaagaacaaattaaatgCATTAACAAAATGATAAACAAACAAATCAAGAGGGGAATTTTATTAAGCACTGCAGTGTTTAACTTTCTTGTTATTATTatcttaattaataaatatatttttgaaaaataaaaatacttccgcgtagataaaaataaaatcaagaaagtggaattttaagattattttctcTGGTATTTGGCTAATTAGGAGGCTTCATCGGGGgtctttaaatgttttaacttcttaattttcttttttatttatttattttttttttgagagcaGGGAGGacaaattttaggaaaatgaCAAAGAATTCGCTTTccaagaattatttaataaaaaaaaatttcagatgCATTGCAAATTGGAACCTATTTGCCCCCTTGCCGTGGtttttcactcaaaaaaaaaaacattttctaggCTTGCGGAGCGTTATCAAAATCGCTCTTGCGGTGAAAGCTGTTGGGAGTTTTCAGCACCACATACTCgtggattttcttctcaccccccccccccccaccagCTGTTGACCAGAAAAGGAGAGGTCAAACACACTTCTGAGGGCTCCAGAAGAAACTTCCGGAggcaagaaaaattcaacattttggGACTATTCATCATCGCTTTTGCGATTGAATGCTCTTGACCCAGATGGGGCGGAGGCCTTGATGTGGCACAGCCGGAAGGTGCTGGCACACACGGTGAGAATGcattttgtgcaaatattaCTGCGACAGTGTGCTGAATTTTCTCCAAGTCGAGGGCTTTTGCAggtagagaaaaataaatgtacgTGAGCTTCAAGGTTATTGCGAAATTACGCGATTGAGTggcgttttttttcctccttgcCCTCCTCATGCCCCCCTTTTGGGGACGCCCACGGGAGCGGTTCCGTGATGCGCCAATTTTTACAACACACACAGCTGGATGCATTCACACCCGGTTGGTGCCCCAATTTTTCCCGCAGCCATCTTCATAGCGCTGCGCCCCCATTTTCGCTGTCTCGCCATgaattgtaattatttttgcgTCAGGCCCCCCTCAACTCACCACAGTCGTAAGGCTGAGTGCCATTTTGCTGCCCCCCGGAGGATTCTCTTCTTCCCTTCAGCAGGATTTCCTTGCTAATCGGATGTGGTTGCTCTCCCGATCACACCAACCTCACTGCACATAGCAAAATGACGAAGGAGAATCTGCGGGCTCACACTAAATGCAAGCCAACTTTTTCCCGTCTCACTGAAATTTATACTTTCTGAGAGGTAATGCGTCTCCTCACTGCGCCGATTCTGCAAATGCCACACATTTGGCAAATATGCTCATTGATTTGCACACGAAGGGTGACGAAGGCGCTCGACGAATGAATCATTTgtttttcatcgaaaaatcGATGGAATTGCCGGACCCGGGATCCGGAAATCTTTTCAAGAATGCTCCTCCAGGTTTTTTAGTCTTCCTGGGCTTCCCAAAATCTTACTTATGAATCTCCTCATCAATTTTTGTATTCATAATTAAAATACTATTGGGATTTTCCTACAAATCTTGCATTTCCTATATTACAGGGATAAGAGGCAATTATATTTAATCATAAATCCTTCAATCCCACGCATCCTTGATCTTTAGACATTTTAATCGCTCCTCAATCGTAATGTGTGGCTTCCTCTTCAACTCCAACGCGTAATCCTGCCACTTTGACATCTTTGCTTCATTCTTTCCCAGTTCCTTCGTATGTCCAGCTGATTCTTcctgaaaatagaaaaaattaccaAAGACAAGTTAGTCAGTACTTTACTGGCTAAAGAAAACAATCAACAGATTCAAGCAAAGAAACTCACAATCGTCAGATAAGGATGTCGAAGGTACAGCATATTCTGCTCCATGAGATCATACTCTACTCTCAGCCTCTCCATCGCTCGTTTTGACACTCTTTTCACCAGGCGATCCTTTCCCCTGAAGATGTGCCCATTGACGGTCCTCTTGAAGAGGCACACCAAGGAGAGACGcattttttcaccaaaaaataatccaaaatcAAAACAGAATCTTTCagtacaagaaaaaaactttgaggttatgttgctTAGCCCTCTGACGGTACATCGAAACTTTATTTCAAACGCTACTACACAAAAACTACCGGACATCCCAGCTCCAGGAAGCTGGATTCTGTGTGTCCAGTACACGCACAATTCTCTACCAATTTGAATTACAAATAATACTTTATCTTATAATGCCTAAGTTTGAATGTGTTGAGTGACAATGCCGCTGATAAATAAGCCTTCAAAAATGTCTCCGGGATGCTTATCGCCTCTTCTTCTTCCCGCGATCATTTCCAGCAACGTCCGATTTGCGTTTCTGCCCTGATTTTTGCTGACCTGAGCTCGATTGAGATGAATTTCCACCCTTGTtggactttttcttcttctccagtCGTTCCTTCTCCTCCAGCTCTTGATTCTCGCGCTCAATCAGCGTAATGAGGGTATTGCAGCGTCTCTGAAGCTCGGATGCTGTACGAGATTTCAGGAACCAATCAAAACGAAATTGTGGAGCTGAACGAACTGCAAAGCGAAGCTCCTCATAGACGTTCTCCTTGTCAAATCCAAGCTTGTGCAACATGCACACAAGGAAGCGATCTTCCTCCTCTGTGTAGTTCTTCCCCTTGTTGTTCCCGTAGGAAATCCGGAGCTGATGGAAGGGTGCCCTGTAGCGAGACATTTTCCCATCGAGAGCCTTCTTAATTGATGCCCGACGTTGGATTTTCGCTTCGCCACGTTCAATTTGCGCCATGATGCGCTCAATGTCCTGCAACTCATGGCAGCGCTCCCAGAAGACTGTGCTGTACTCCACCACCTCCTCGGGAGTCTTTCCCTCTACATCCTTGGCAATGTTGTCAATATCATCACGTCCATACTTTTCATTTGCCTTgatgaattgattaaaatccCGCTTTGTCCAGTTtgtaaaaccttaaaaaaagaaagttttagaGATTCAAGAAAccataagaaaaatcttctttgtgTGGGAAATTACCTTGAGTCAGGAGAGATTCTTTCTCAACCACTTCCTCCTCAGTCAGGGGTTCTGCATCGTCAATTTTCCTTTGCTCCTCACGCTGAACTTTTGCAGCATCCGGACCTAATTCTTGATTCTTCGGAacctgaaagaaaatcaatcatttcaATCTCATCATTCAGCTTAAAATTAAGGAGAATTACAAACCTTGTAGTTGAGTGTCTTCCGGAAGTAATAAATCTCCTGATCAAGGATCTCAAAGAGTCTCGGAGGGAAGAATTGAAAGTCCTGCACGATTGGCTGTTTGGGTGGACGTGGAGCTTTAGGGGCTTTGGGTTCAGACACTCTGAGCGCCTCACGGAAGTACGCATCGACAGCATAATTTGCTTTACGCTCTCGTTTTGGGGGCTCAATCCAATTGCCCATTGTCATTGCCTTCTGCTTCTCACGATAATCCTCTCCCTCAAATTGGTACACCGAACTCTCTGTCCCTGTGTCCATGGTGAAGTTCCGGAGAGAACTCTCACCCAACTGCTCCAGCTTCTCCTTCTGCTCATTCGTTTTGGCCTCTCCACGTTCCAGAATCGTATCAATGTCCTCATCTGTGATTTCGGAATCTTTAGACGCAAAGACGTGGTTTGCTCCGAAGCGAATCATATTTAGCATTTCATCCTTGTTCAATTGGCTTGATTTATTGTCCACGAGGCGTCCCTGCTGGATCACAAGCTTATCCAGACGAAGCTTAACCTCAGCTCGCtcaacaattttctcctcGACGGTGTTCTCCGTGATAAAACGGAAGACACGCACCTGCTTCTTCTGCCCAATTCGATGGGCACGATCCATAGCTTGAAGATCCATCTGTGGGTTCCAGTCAGAGTCATAGATGATGACCACGTCCGCTGTGGCGAGATTAATTCCCAAACCACCAGCACGTGTGGACAGCATGAAGATGAATTTGCTGCTGTTCTTCGCATTGTACTCCTGAATCTGCCTATTTCGATCCTCATGGGGTGTCTGCCCATCCAGGCGACAGTATTGGTAGCCCCTCCAGAGGCAGTAATCCTCCAGGATGTCCAGCATACGGGTCATTTGGCTGAAAATCAATACACGCGACCCCTGCTCTTGCAGACGTGGCAGAAGCTTATCCATAATGGTGAGTTTGCCGCAATTGTTCACCAAATGCTCATCCGTAGTGTACGGTGGTCCTGGTTCTGCTCCATCGAAGAGATATGGGTGATTTGTGCACTTCCGGAGTTGCATGAGAATATTCTGCAGGCGCATCTTCTCAATCTTCCCAGCTCCATTGACAATGTCAATATCCTTCATGAGGACCTTCGTGTACCATTCGCGCTGCATCTTGGACAACCCGACAAAGATCTTTAGCTCCTTCTTGGGCTTCAGCCTCTTCTCCACGTCAGACTTGAGACGACGCAGCAGGAAGGGCTTGAGGACGGCATGTAGGCGACTCACGAGGGAATCATCACCCAAGCATTGATTGGTATTGAACCACGAATCAAAATCATCAGCACTGTTGAAGACATCCGGTAAGAGGAAGTTCAGCAGAGACCACAATTCGTGGAGATTGTTCTGCAACGGTGTTCCTGTGAGTAGGAGACGATTGGCCGTCTTGAATTCTCTGAGGATTTCGCTGAGTttggatttttcattcttaattCGGTGAGCCTCATCAATGACCATGTAGCGCCAGTTGAACTTCTTGAAGACGCTCTTCTCACGAATACACATCTCGTACGATGTTACGCACACATCCCACTCGCCGGGCATGAGAACCTCCCGGATAAAGGTGTTCCGGGTGTCTTGATCTCCAATGAGGCAGACAGCTCGCAGTGAGGGGCACCACTGATTGAATTCATTCATCCAATTCTGCAATGTTGACTTGGGCACGATTACAATGTGCGGTCCGGGATTGTTGCGGAAGTGCTTGAGGTAGCCCAGCAGGGAGATGGTCTGCAGTGTCTTTCCTAGACCCATTTCATCAGCTAGAATCCCATTAATTCCATTCTCGTATAGCGAGATCATCCAATTCAGCCCACGGACTTGGTAATCACGCATCTCGCCGTGTTTGATGTAATGTGGCGAAGATTCAAAACGGAAGATTTCCGGGGTCTTTGTTTCCTCAGCCAGGAGTTCCTCATCTTCCTCCTGTTCTGTTTTCCGGTGTCGATgactgtaaaaaaatattttttatgcaatatttCTGGCTTTCTCTtccatttctttcttttttttttactcactcTGACACATCGACTGGTGGTTGCTCAGCTTTAGCCTCCTTTGGCTTCTTCGGACGGCCAGCTTTAATCTTCAGAGGGCTACTCTTGGGCCCCGTATTGGTCATAAAGTGAGTAAAGATCTCCGTCTGCTTCAGGAGATACTCAAACCTCTTACTCCTGTCTGTTTCAATTTTACAATCAAAATCCGTCTCCTTCCCCTTTGAGGATGTCGTATCGGACGTGGAGCCATTCTGGAAGAGCCcaaaaatgccaaatatttacaaaaagtaCCAAAATAACCttccataaaagaaaaaaaaatcccacgaAATTCGCGAAGAAAATTTCgagcaaaaaaataagacaaagACCCGACGCCATGAATTTCACCATGGAGGAGAAATTTCTCGCTTCTCCTTCGCATTTCCTGGCAGGATTCCCCGCATTTCCGGCTAAATCAGCCAGCTAAACAAACTTGTCAATTTGCAATGCAGTTTGCTTTGGAAATTCgttgaaaattttgtgcaataaacaaaaaatagcCCAGACGACAGACGCATGGAAATGCAAGCgagttttgag from Lutzomyia longipalpis isolate SR_M1_2022 chromosome 1, ASM2433408v1 encodes:
- the LOC129786981 gene encoding transcription initiation factor IIA subunit 1, with the translated sequence MALSLTTVLKLYNTVIDDVISGVRDAFLDEGVDEQVLQELKQIWTNKLLASRAVEVVPDNPDPQPPPNVASGVKSGSNSKSNHKNPQSNGTKSKASRPSQQQQQQQQQQQQQQLVQVKEENGSPPASTTLAGQSFTSQNGSSTAAQKAPIAATTTAATTSQPQQTSTSVVAGLDPNKLIPVQITLPAQAGVPNSEPRVLTIHMPASALQENQLHQMLNGPIISSIMSLPPQIASSVLQQHVNSTLQNQTMGSISIQKQLDGAADTSDEDGSDVSDDDNMDGDDDDPDNDPDDADGDGGPEEEPLNSEDDVTDEDAADLFDTDNVVVCQYDKITRSRNKWKFYLKDGIMNIGGKDYVFQKSNGDAEW
- the LOC129787004 gene encoding uncharacterized protein LOC129787004, translating into MSGSFCVVAFEIKFRCTVRGLSNITSKFFSCTERFCFDFGLFFGEKMRLSLVCLFKRTVNGHIFRGKDRLVKRVSKRAMERLRVEYDLMEQNMLYLRHPYLTIEESAGHTKELGKNEAKMSKWQDYALELKRKPHITIEERLKCLKIKDAWD
- the LOC129786937 gene encoding chromatin-remodeling complex ATPase chain Iswi-like, producing the protein MSKEEETMDTGETNENSNGSTSDTTSSKGKETDFDCKIETDRSKRFEYLLKQTEIFTHFMTNTGPKSSPLKIKAGRPKKPKEAKAEQPPVDVSDHRHRKTEQEEDEELLAEETKTPEIFRFESSPHYIKHGEMRDYQVRGLNWMISLYENGINGILADEMGLGKTLQTISLLGYLKHFRNNPGPHIVIVPKSTLQNWMNEFNQWCPSLRAVCLIGDQDTRNTFIREVLMPGEWDVCVTSYEMCIREKSVFKKFNWRYMVIDEAHRIKNEKSKLSEILREFKTANRLLLTGTPLQNNLHELWSLLNFLLPDVFNSADDFDSWFNTNQCLGDDSLVSRLHAVLKPFLLRRLKSDVEKRLKPKKELKIFVGLSKMQREWYTKVLMKDIDIVNGAGKIEKMRLQNILMQLRKCTNHPYLFDGAEPGPPYTTDEHLVNNCGKLTIMDKLLPRLQEQGSRVLIFSQMTRMLDILEDYCLWRGYQYCRLDGQTPHEDRNRQIQEYNAKNSSKFIFMLSTRAGGLGINLATADVVIIYDSDWNPQMDLQAMDRAHRIGQKKQVRVFRFITENTVEEKIVERAEVKLRLDKLVIQQGRLVDNKSSQLNKDEMLNMIRFGANHVFASKDSEITDEDIDTILERGEAKTNEQKEKLEQLGESSLRNFTMDTGTESSVYQFEGEDYREKQKAMTMGNWIEPPKRERKANYAVDAYFREALRVSEPKAPKAPRPPKQPIVQDFQFFPPRLFEILDQEIYYFRKTLNYKVPKNQELGPDAAKVQREEQRKIDDAEPLTEEEVVEKESLLTQGFTNWTKRDFNQFIKANEKYGRDDIDNIAKDVEGKTPEEVVEYSTVFWERCHELQDIERIMAQIERGEAKIQRRASIKKALDGKMSRYRAPFHQLRISYGNNKGKNYTEEEDRFLVCMLHKLGFDKENVYEELRFAVRSAPQFRFDWFLKSRTASELQRRCNTLITLIERENQELEEKERLEKKKKSNKGGNSSQSSSGQQKSGQKRKSDVAGNDRGKKKRR